One part of the Anopheles merus strain MAF chromosome 3L, AmerM5.1, whole genome shotgun sequence genome encodes these proteins:
- the LOC121599118 gene encoding protein mahjong produces the protein MASPLDQAEILSGTDLSRIFQLWDEKHSIPGYDPEPIVTRLAELFETEMEAYRMKDPDPFDERHPSRTDPNCELGRMLKLLFRKDHFITRLVNDYLRDNFFTRQNVQQSSHALNVAACRLILVIMPGLDTSAVFQVEYDHLIKRLYSWAESSPEPLQSYATGLLGAAMEEQEIAVSFREQNIRLLPVMLNRLHRLQQAHLQTTPKTTPSSRANSPRALNSPSPMLSAVTLSSPAEKTQPEGGDEEEMSELVEKVEDAEPSTSTSETADAPAEGAESEKAADPSSNENRMEIEEGEQNSQASRAASGSRAIMIPYFPVTAATSQMLILNYLTPMGEYQEFLPHVFEHNAMQLIFRYIEHLDPKDTCLAFEALKYLASLLCHKKFSLEFIANGGLERLLKIPRPSLAATGVSIAFYYLAYCEDAMERICQMPRDIITEMVSYALWLLGCPHDSGRCHATMFFGLSCQFKIILDEFDKQDGIRRLYNVIAVLPLLVVSDDYQMNEDEEAAERQVIRHVCIALKKYFENHLYYKYIQVTRQQEPSGTLTQPVFKAVKNPPEVISQQITTLQELLPMKAHWAPVDELLKLGGVQLLLRIILLTFDWSYSGRGDTVRYALDALSVCTVISRVHSVFVEPVRHHDGISTGISIVLSAVEGDVADAEVQKSALALLVHLVCAPIHRPSGSLARYGSAKKRMPNKSSEELIQKVWESVRSNNGILVLLALMRIKVPITDADCIRGMACRALAGLARSETVRQIVGKLPLFVHGELQSLMRDPILQEKRVEHVQFQKYALELMERVSGKVDTFGNQVDTSLSDIHKANVVAQTRIQFNEQQLYQLIYQHLIASGLKETASTLVKESGLSASLFQQLPNPPASALSRSAASLHSPFVFRSPNTNIMQRSRIRSRTVDASFNASTAQANLQAALAAVSNESNGNGTPNLPGGANGHGGVAATPEPMNEGNGSPTIDPAEPLAPIKLIKKHTGSSTGGSQNGHHPAANRVAATPVDMNRSTTSTTSQRSLQKQISATDATNFLLLATASSKTLPSELSTTANNNITLHSIITEYLTNQHALCKHPMSTCPPFDLFKPHKCPDPRPNRVSGCGNNFAARFYRRQAGFASRRFDRRLVHSNFSASRVLRTPEMDYCFTSCDFTPCGTRLVIGSQAGEVKIFNLNDSNEEHSYTCHETAVTSTKVSKDGRLLLTTAVWRYPISALWNLEDNQISEKLVWDEEDYVEFANITPDRVLATTNQIATIYDINTGQKVMKFEPAIANQYTKNRATFCPSDELILSDGVLWDVTSGKEIHKFDKLNQNISGVFHPNGLEIVENTEVWDLRTFHLLRTVPSLDQTHVKFSPQNVMYGLTLDKEDAEMAEIAAYQTSFKVLDSYDYSSIATIDVKRSISDLAVNRYGSQIAVVENQGGYNSLQESVVRIYSVGRKKNIGDDQDEEEEDMENSEENTMSETESVGSSASNSDEDGEDDDDDNDDDDEDDDDGDGDNNNDEGDDDGGGDDSDDSSWTTASDVEDYLFSYR, from the exons ATGGCTTCGCCGTTGGATCAGGCGGAGATACTGAGCGGCACCGATCTGTCACGCATCTTTCAGCTATGGGACGAGAAACATTCCATACCCGGATACGATCCGGAACCGATCGTGACCCGGCTGGCCGAACTGTTCGAGACGGAAATGGAAGCATACCGGATGAAGGATCCGGACCCGTTCGACGAGCGGCACCCATCGCGCACCGACCCGAACTGCGAGCTGGGCCGGATGCTGAAGCTGCTCTTCCGGAAGGATCACTTCATCACGCGGCTGGTGAACGACTATCTGCGTGACAACTTCTTCACCCGCCAGAATGTGCAGCAAAGCTCGCACGCGCTAAATGTGGCCGCCTGCCGGCTGATACTGGTAATCATGCCCGGGCTGGACACGTCGGCCGTCTTCCAGGTGGAGTACGACCATCTGATCAAGCGGCTGTACAGCTGGGCGGAATCGAGTCCCGAGCCGCTGCAAAGCTACGCCACCGGGCTGCTGGGAGCGGCCATGGAGGAGCAGGAGATAGCGGTGAGCTTTCGGGAGCAAAACATCCGGCTGCTGCCGGTGATGCTGAACCGGTTGCATCGGCTGCAGCAGGCCCATCTGCAAACTACCCCCAAAACCACCCCTTCGTCGAGGGCAAACTCGCCGAGAGCACTGAACTCGCCGTCGCCAATGCTGAGCGCTGTCACACTATCGTCCCCCGCGGAAAAGACACAACCGGAGGGGGGTGATGAGGAGGAGATGAGCGAGCTGGTGGAAAAAGTGGAAGACGCAGAACCGTCAACATCGACGTCCGAAACGGCCGACGCACCGGCGGAAGGTGCAGAATCGGAAAAGGCGGCAGACCCTAGCAGCAACGAAAATCGCATGGAGATCGAGGAGGGCGAACAGAACTCACAAGCGTCCCGGGCGGCGAGTGGTTCACGCGCCATCATGATCCCATACTTCCCGGTGACGGCGGCCACCAGCCAGATGCTGATCCTGAACTATCTCACGCCGATGGGCGAGTACCAGGAGTTCCTGCCGCACGTGTTCGAGCACAACGCGATGCAGCTGATCTTTCGCTACATCGAGCATCTCGACCCGAAGGACACCTGTCTCGCGTTCGAGGCGCTCAAGTATCTCGCCTCGCTGCTGTGCCACAAGAAGTTTTCGCTCGAGTTTATCGCGAACGGTGGGCTGGAGCGGTTGCTGAAAATCCCGCGGCCGAGTCTGGCCGCGACCGGCGTGTCGATTGCGTTCTACTATCTCGCCTACTGCGAGGACGCGATGGAGCGCATCTGCCAGATGCCGCGCGACATCATCACCGAGATGGTGTCGTACGCGCTCTGGCTGCTCGGCTGCCCGCACGATTCGGGCCGTTGCCATGCGACGATGTTCTTCGGGCTGAGCTGCCAGTTCAAGATCATTCTGGACGAGTTCGACAAGCAGGACGGCATACGGCGGCTGTACAACGTGATCGCGGTGCTGCCGCTGTTGGTCGTGTCCGACGACTACCAGATGAACGAGGACGAGGAGGCGGCAGAGCGGCAGGTCATCCGGCACGTCTGCATCGCGCTGAAGAAGTACTTCGAGAACCACCTGTACTACAAGTACATCCAGGTGACGCGCCAGCAGGAGCCGTCCGGTACGCTGACGCAGCCCGTGTTCAAGGCGGTCAAAAACCCGCCGGAGGTGATCAGTCAGCAGATTACCACGCTACAGGAACTGCTCCCGATGAAGGCTCACTGGGCGCCGGTGGACGAGCTGCTGAAGCTGGGCGGTGTGCAGCTGTTGCTGCGCATCATACTCCTAACGTTCGACTGGAGTTACAGTGGGCG CGGTGATACGGTACGCTACGCGCTGGATGCGCTGAGCGTCTGCACCGTCATATCGCGCGTCCATAGCGTGTTTGTCGAGCCGGTGCGGCATCACGATGGCATATCGACGGGCATCAGCATCGTGCTGAGTGCCGTGGAAGGCGATGTGGCCGATGCGGAGGTGCAGAAGTCGGCCCTCGCCCTGCTGGTGCATCTGGTGTGCGCGCCGATCCATCGCCCGAGCGGCTCGCTGGCACGGTACGGCTCGGCGAAGAAGCGTATGCCGAACAAAAGCTCCGAAGAGCTGATCCAGAAGGTGTGGGAGAGCGTCCGCTCGAACAACGGCattctggtgctgctggcgctGATGCGCATCAAGGTGCCGATCACGGACGCGGACTGCATACGAGGGATGGCGTGTCGTGCGTTGGCTGGACTGGCGCGGTCAGAAACGGTGCGGCAGATCGTCGGCAAGCTGCCACTGTTCGTGCATGGCGAGTTGCAGA GTTTGATGCGCGATCCGATACTACAGGAGAAGCGGGTAGAGCACGTGCAGTTCCAAAAGTACGCGCTCGAGCTGATGGAGCGCGTATCCGGCAAGGTGGACACGTTCGGCAATCAGGTAGACACATCTCTGTCCGACATCCACAAGGCGAATGTGGTCGCCCAAACGCGCATCCAGTTCAACGAGCAGCAGCTGTATCAGCTGATCTACCAGCACCTGATCGCGAGCGGGCTGAAGGAGACGGCCAGCACGCTGGTGAAAGAGTCCGGGCTGAGTGCGAGCCTGTTCCAGCAGTTGCCGAACCCACCAGCGTCTGCCTTATCGCGCTCGGCCGCCTCCCTTCACTCGCCGTTCGTCTTCCGGTCGCCCAACACCAACATTATGCAGCGGTCGCGCATCCGCAGCCGCACGGTCGATGCGTCCTTTAACGCGTCCACGGCGCAGGCTAATCTGCAGGCGGCGCTGGCCGCTGTAAGCAACGAAAGCAACGGCAACGGTACTCCGAACTTGCCGGGCGGTGCCAATGGGCATGGCGGTGTTGCTGCCACGCCGGAACCGATGAACGAAGGCAACGGCAGCCCCACGATCGATCCGGCGGAACCACTCGCACCGATTAAGCTGATCAAAAAGCACACCGGCTCGTCGACCGGCGGCAGCCAGAACGGGCATCATCCGGCGGCTAACCGGGTCGCCGCGACACCGGTCGATATGAACCGTTCGACGACGTCCACCACCTCCCAGCGCTCGCTGCAGAAGCAGATCTCGGCGACGGATGCGACCAACTTCCTGCTGCTGGCGACAGCCAGCTCCAAAACGCTACCAAGCGAGCTTTCCACAACCGCGAACAACAACATAACGCTGCACTCGATCATCACCGAGTATTTGACGAATCAGCACGCGCTCTGCAAGCACCCGATGTCCACCTGTCCTCCGTTCGATCTGTTCAAGCCCCACAAGTGCCCGGATCCGCGGCCGAACCGGGTGTCCGGGTGTGGAAACAACTTTGCCGCCCGGTTTTACCGGCGCCAGGCTGGGTTCGCGTCGCGCCGGTTCGACCGTCGGCTGGTGCATTCGAACTTTTCCGCCTCGCGGGTACTTCGTACGCCCGAGATGGACTATTGCTTTACCTCCTGTGATTTCACG CCGTGTGGAACAAGGCTCGTTATCGGATCGCAAGCGGGTGAGGTGAAAATTTTCAACCTCAACGACAGCAACGAGGAGCACAGCTACACCTGCCACGAGACGGCCGTAACCTCGACGAAGGTGAGCAAGGACGGCCGGTTGCTGCTCACGACCGCCGTCTGGCGGTACCCAATATCGGCGCTGTGGAACTTGGAAGATAATCAAATATCGGAGAAGCTGGTCTGGGACGAGGAAGATTACGTAGAGTTCGCCAACATTACGCCGGATAGGGTCCTGGCGACGACCAATCAG ATTGCCACGATCTACGATATCAACACGGGTCAGAAGGTGATGAAGTTTGAACCGGCCATTGCCAATCAATATACGAAAAATCGTGCCACGTTCTGTCCGTCGGACGAGCTCATCCTGTCCGACGGTGTGCTGTGGGATGTGACGTCCGGCAAGGAGATCCACAAGTTCGACAAGCTGAACCAAAACATCTCCGGCGTGTTTCATCCGAACGGGCTGGAGATTGTGGAAAACACCGAGGTGTGGGATCTGCGCACGTTCCATCTGCTGCGCACGGTACCGTCGCTGGACCAGACGCACGTCAAGTTTTCCCCCCAGAACGTCATGTATGGGCTGACGCTGGACAAGGAGGATGCGGAGATGGCGGAGATCGCTGCGTATCAGACGAGCTTCAAGGTGCTGGACAGTTACGACTATTCGAGCATTGCCACGATCGATGTGAAGCGCAGCATTTCCGATCTGGCGGTCAACCGGTACGGTAGCCAGATTGCGGTGGTCGAGAACCAGGGCGGGTACAACTCGCTCCAGGAGTCGGTGGTGCGCATCTACAGCGTGGGCCGGAAGAAAAACATCGGCGACGAtcaggacgaggaggaggaggacatGGAAAACTCGGAGGAGAACACGATGTCGGAGACGGAATCCGTCG
- the LOC121598330 gene encoding 26S proteasome non-ATPase regulatory subunit 7: protein MPSELSTTKVIVHPLVLLSVVDHFNRMGKIGNQKRVVGVLLGCWRAKGVLDVSNSFAVPFDEDDKDKSVWFLDHDYLENMYGMFKKVNARERVVGWYHTGPKLCQNDIAINELIRRYCPNSVLVIIDAKPKDLGLPTEAYIAVEEVHDDGSPTSKTFEHVPSEIGAEEAEEVGVEHLLRDIKDTTVGSLSQKITNQLLGLKGLNAQLRDIKHYLLKVGNGQLPINHQIVYQLQDILNLLPDIAQENFTDTLYVKTNDQMLVVYLASLVRSIIALHNLINNKLTNRDAEEGKKSDDAKDKKAQEGKDAGADKDKAKKESEKDGKKEDTKAEKGKDEKKK from the exons ATGCCGTCTGAACTGAGTACGACCAAGGTGATCGTGCACCCGCTGGTGCTGCTCAGCGTGGTGGACCACTTCAACCGGATGGGCAAGATCGGCAATCAGAAGCGCGTTGTCGGTGTACTGCTTGGCTGCTGGCGTGCGAAAGGTGTTTTGGATGTGTCGAACAGCTTCGCAG TGCCGTTCGATGAGGATGACAAAGACAAATCGGTCTGGTTCCTGGACCACGACTATCTGGAGAACATGTACGGCATGTTTAAGAAGGTGAATGCCCGCGAGCGTGTCGTCGGCTGGTACCACACGGGGCCGAAGCTCTGCCAGAACGACATCGCCATCAACGAGCTGATCCGGCGCTACTGTCCCAACTCGGTGCTGGTCATCATTGACGCGAAGCCGAAAGACCTGGGCCTCCCGACGGAGGCGTACATTGCGGTGGAGGAGGTGCACGACGATGGTTCGCCCACGTCCAAAACGTTCGAGCACGTGCCGAGCGAAATCGGTGCCGAGGAGGCGGAAGAGGTCGGCGTGGAGCACCTGCTGCGTGACATTAAGGACACGACGGTGGGCAGCCTGTCGCAGAAGATCACGAACCAGCTGCTGGGGCTGAAGGGGCTGAATGCACAGCTGCGCGATATCAAGCACTATCTGCTGAAGGTGGGCAATGGGCAGCTGCCGATTAACCACCAGATCGTGTACCAGCTGCAGGACATACTGAATCTGCTGCCGGACATTGCGCAGGAAAACTTTACCGACACGCTGTACGTGAAAACGAACGATCAGATGCTGGTGGTGTATCTGGCCTCGCTGGTCCGGTCCATCATCGCGCTGCACAATCTGATCAACAACAAGCTGACGAACCGGGATGCGGAGGAGGGCAAGAAGAGCGACGATGCGAAGGACAAGAAGGCTCAGGAGGGCAAGGATGCCGGTGCGGATAAGGATAAGGcgaagaaagagagcgagaaggATGGCAAGAAGGAGGACACGAAAGCGGAGAAGGGAAAGGATGAGAAGAAAAAGTAA
- the LOC121598332 gene encoding probable 28S ribosomal protein S25, mitochondrial, translated as MPFMKGKAPIRRTLQYLNAGQLMLKDKVKIFSVNYNTYGEHHEGARDFVFWNIPQIQYKNPKVQVVTFKNMTPSPFIRCYFESGKQMLIDIDSKNRQEILQHLTTVVGKSDETLKAEAKLAEKQDNPANFGIGCMKHCICEVPGQLPCPGVVPVPKHMRGKFKYQMKE; from the exons ATGCCCTTCATGAAAGGAAAGGCTCCGATTCGGAGAACCTTGCAGTACCTGAATGCCGGCCAGCTGATGCTGAAGGATAAGGTAAAAATATTCAGCGTGAATTACAACACGTACGGAGAGCACCATGAAGGAGCCAG AGATTTCGTGTTTTGGAACATTCCCCAGATACAGTACAAGAACCCGAAGGTGCAAGTGGTAACGTTCAAAAACATGACCCCGTCTCCCTTTATTCGCTGCTATTTTG AAAGCGGCAAACAGATGCTGATTGATATTGACAGTAAAAACCGGCAGGAGATTCTACAACACCTGACCACCGTAGTGGGAAAATCTGA CGAAACGTTGAAGGCGGAAGCGAAGCTGGCCGAAAAGCAGGACAATCCGGCCAACTTTGGTATCGGCTGCATGAAGCACTGCATTTGCGAAGTTCCCGGCCAGTTGCCGTGTCCGGGTGTTGTGCCCGTGCCAAAGCACATGCGAGGCAAGTTTAAGTACCAAATGAAGGAATAA
- the LOC121598331 gene encoding probable RNA-binding protein 18, whose protein sequence is MDRLEPSTQDDRRLWLGNLDSRITEYQLLKIVQKYGKIEKFDMLFHRSGPLAGYPRGYAFVTYENHRDSESALHRLDGKLVGEKTIVVRWAKHVNREENDRSKPKIEIPCLAGGSKGGSNGPLSQQTKIQALEAKLKMLESRSDDLVINRSTTAERPIIERYQYNIHQPQRMDPKTKRPLHEGGSRGRGGRGGNRSAPYRHTNRHK, encoded by the exons ATGGATCGTTTGGAA CCCTCCACGCAGGACGACCGCAGGCTTTGGCTTGGGAATCTGGACAGTCGAATCACCGA GTATCAATTACTGAAAATCGTGCAAAAATACGGCAAAATCGAAAAGTTCGACATGCTGTTCCATCGCTCCGGGCCGCTAGCGGGCTATCCGAGGGGGTACGCCTTCGTTACGTATGAGAAC caCCGAGACTCGGAATCCGCACTGCACCGGCTGGATGGGAAGCTGGTCGGGGAGAAAACGATCGTCGTCCGGTGGGCGAAACACGTCAACCGGGAGGAAAATGATCGATCCAAGCCCAAAATCGAGATTCCCTGTCTGGCGGGCGGGTCGAAGGGTGGCTCCAATGGTCCGCTAAGCCAGCAGACCAAAATTCAAGCCCTGGAAGCGAAGCTGAAAATGTTGGAAAGTCGATCGGACGATCTGGTGATCAACAGATCGACTACCGCGGAGCGGCCCATCATCGAGCGGTACCAGTACAACATCCATCAACCACAGCGGATGGATCCGAAGACGAAGCGACCGCTCCATGAGGGCGGCAGCAGGGGCCGCGGCGGTCGTGGCGGCAACCGGAGCGCACCGTACAGGCACACCAACCGCCATAAATAG